A region of the Aphelocoma coerulescens isolate FSJ_1873_10779 chromosome 1, UR_Acoe_1.0, whole genome shotgun sequence genome:
TGGAAGGCTGCATTTTGGCTATCATcttgaagccttctcttttccaggctgaacaatcccaattctctcagcctttccttgtaggggagatgctccagccctttAATCGACTTGGTgttcctcctctggactcgctccaacaggtcaatgtccttcctgttctcctgaccccagagctggaggcagtaCTCCAGGTGTGGCAATTGTTAATGAAGAACAGCCTaggttaaaaattattttagaaattgaattttaatttctttaatgtaaaaaaaaaaaaaaaaaagcggagTCTGTTGTAATTAGTGATTTTGCGTTAATTGTGCATCTCAAATAACCTGCAATACTTAGAGATTACTGTTTCATTGCAAAGAATTTTGACCTGTGTGCTGAGTTCTTTTTTAGCAGGACTGCAGCACTGTTGGAAGATCCAGTTGGTGAAAGCCATCTAAATTCCTGATGCAATAAACCTTGTGATTAAGATGCCATTAAACCACATGCTGTCTGCCATAACATTTTGCCAGCTGAAACATCAGGCCTTGAGCATTTCAGGGTGCTTCTTCATAGCCACATTCCTCGGGCAGACCACCAGGCCCGCTCTGCTCTTATCTGGCCCCTGTATAAAAGATGGAGACGGTGACAGTAGCTGGAATGTTGCCTGGGAGCGTTTACAGCCCGGGAATGCAGCACTACAAGGAGCACATCGCCACCACGTGGCTGTTTCTGCTGCCTGCACCCGTGGCTGCTCAGCTGAACTGTTCCTTTTGTCCATGCACCGTGCTGCTGCGGagggctttttgttttaaagaagaaTTTATTTAGGAATTGCACACACACTTTGTGCGTGTAGGAAGACCATGGAAGAACTGCCATAACTCCCGAGAGACTCTCCTAAGCTGAGGTATCAATTTGCTTGGAGCTTAACTTCGAGCTTCCCCTCAAAGGATTTAGGCAGGATAGAAATGGGACATGTGTGCAGAGAGTTTGGCTTGTAAGTGCTTTGCAGGAATGTGGAAGTTCTTTCTGGCACTCAAGGGGTCTGGCCTGGGGTATGTGTGATTGACTTTGGGATGTGATGGTCCACTGAGTGGCACAACTCCTCTTCAACAGAGTATTTTAGCAGTGGAGGGATGGGTGACCTCTGGGAGATGGAAAGCTTTCAGGGAGATGCCATGGAAACTTGTCTGatgcaggaaaggaaaggaaagggttCCTTTGCAAGGTGTGTTTCTTTCCATTCTGCAGGGTACCAGCAGTCCAAGGCTATCTCTTGGGCCCTATACCATCTCCAGCCAACCACAGAGAAACATTTACTCCCTGTGAGCCAGTTTGCCGTTCCTAATTCATACGGAAATCCTCATTGTCCAGGAGGACTAATGTCAGTTCGTGGCAAGTATTGTCCCAGAatagcagccagagctgcagaaaCATCAAAACTCACCCAGCACCTTGCAGTGGATGCTGTTCAGACCGTCTGGAGAGGTGGGTCAAGCAGGACAGTACCACGTGGGCTTGGGCATGGAGAAAGAGTGCGATGGCTTTTGCAGGCAAGGCCTTACGCAGGGACAGTGGTTTGTGTACTGATGTGCTACGGTCAGCTGCAAGAGACGGGACAGTGCTGGCCTTTCCAGAGTAGATTGCACTAATGAAGTGAAGGCTTGGGGACATTTTTGAACCATTTTTCAGAAGGATGCGCGCCCTACCCTAATGTCTCTCTTGCacagaggagcccagaactggacacagcactccagatgtggcctcagcAGGGTTGAGCAGAACAGGATTCCCCCGatctgctggcagtgctctcctAACACCCCTGAGCTCCTGCCGCCGAGCGGCAAAGCTGCAAGGGACAGAGTCCGCGTCCGGGACGGGTTTGCCAGCGAGCGGctcccgggcggggccgggcggaaCGCTGCTGCGCGGAACGCCCGTGCGCGGCTCCTGTTCCCGGCCGGCGGCGCCGGGAGCGCGGGACGCAGCCGCGGGTGGCGGTGCCGCGATGTGGGGCCGCGTGCGGGGCTGCGGCGGCCTGGCGGCGCGGCTGCTCGGGGCGGCGGCGGTGCGGCCCCACGGCGGGCCCCACGGCGGGCCCCACGGCGGGCCCCACGGCGGGCCCCACAGGTACCGTCCTCCCCTCTTCCTCGCCTGGCCGACGGTGCCGGCGCTGGCCGGGCATTGCCGTgaggccgggccgtgccccaaGGAGCGGCCTTCAAAGGGACGGGGTTCGCCTGTCCTGCCGGGGTTGGGTGGCGGTGACACTGGTGAGGAGAGGGCAGCGGGGAATGGAGTCGGGTAGAGGGGAGTGGCGTGGGCCGTGTTTCTCGTGCTGCTTTCCTTGCCGGCCTTCCTGCCTTGGAGCATGTGTGACCTGACCGTAGCTTTGCAGCCTGTATCAGCAGAGCGGCGCTGCCTGTTGGGCATTGCTGTACCTGCCCAAAGCACGGGCTGAGAGCAGTATTTGGGAGCTCTTTTTCGTTTTTACTAAAAGATTTTAAACTGCTTTTAATGACAGCTCGGTTGTGcgttcatttattttttttttttttttatttcaaagctcCTCGATATTTTTGAACATGCACCGATGCTGTGAGGGCCTCTTGTCCAAAGCAGCTCGGGTTCTTTGGTAGCTGTATTTGCTCTCTGAGGCCAAGCTCCCCAGCAGAAGGCAAACTGGATGGTAGGTGAAATACAGGGATGCAATGTACTGCTGGCTTTAAGTGCCTGAGGCTTTCTGTCTTGCTGTGCTTTTCTGACGCTGTAGGCAAAGATAAGGCTGAGAAAGTTGGagctgttcagtctggagaagagaaggctgcaTGGAGACCTCACAGCAACCTTCCCGTGTCTGAAGGGGGcctacagggaagctggagaggggctcTTTGTCAGAAATATGGGTACAAATTACATCaggagtaatgggtacaaatggaaagaggggaaatttaggttaggtattaggaagaaatgcttTTGCTTGAGGGTTGTGAGATgctggaagaggttgcccagggaggttgtggattccccaaccctggcagtgttcaaggccttGAGTGATGCAGTCTAGTAGGatgtgtccctgcctatggcagggagTGTTAggactaggtgatctttaaggtcccttccaaccccttaACATTCTTTGTTTCTATGATTTCTGAATGGTTACATAGTTTTAAGGAGCATGCAGCCTGAATTAACGACAAAGGAGTTTGTCAAAGACCTGTGCAGAACAGTGCAGTGTAAGACAGCAGGGCTCCTACCATCTTCCCAGTAAGGAGGTTCTGAAGCTTTCCTTAAGTTTTCCTGTTGCTTCTCAGCATTGAAATGTAGGGTTTAATGCTGACAATTTATTAAGTGCAGAGTGACCCAAGTGTAATGCCTGCTGAAGCTGGCAGATTTTCCTCTTTTAGCCAAAGAGAGATGTGTGTGAGGAGGAGAGGTATGTCACAATTCCTTCAGATTTGTGGACGTGTTTTAAGATGTATTgaagtttttttattttgagtcaaaataaatgtttaattcttttctttatttctctaaCTTGAGGGTGATTTTTAAACAAAGTAAGTAATTGTGAATGTAAAGGTTTAAATACTTCATTTTAGAATGTTATAGAGAACAGTTCTTTGAATTTTATGATAGTTTTTCTAGAGAATGCACTTGTGTCTGTGTAGCAGAATCTTCTGAGCAGCTCATGCTGTCCCTGGCTTCAGATCCTCAGCTGCACTGTGTCAGTTTTAGCTGCTTTGCAATGATGTGCTAAACTAAGCAGAGGAGCTATAACCCAAATAACTTTTCTGTTTGTTGCTGGGTTACCTTGCAGCAGAATCCATGTTGCAGAGTGGGGGAATGTGATCTGTAGTAGTGCCACAAGTGTGAAAATGTGTGAAGTTAAGTGTGTGTGTACAGTCTTTTTTCAGATGGCTGGGAGTGATCTCTTTATTGACTCATATTAAGAGTTTAGGTGAGTTTTCTATTGTACCAATGAATTTAAGTATCAGGTACCAGTAAATTCAAACTCGCTCTGCTACCTAATGcagaaatactttaaaagttTTAAGTTCTTGTATTTCTTCCACAAATAAATGGTGTGTAAAGTTGTTTACTTTATATTTTGGATGAAGAAACCATAAGTAGGAATTGGAAATGGTGTCCCCGCCCCTCTTAGAAGTCAAAAGGTACATGTTTGACATGTACTGAACATACTCAGGTTGCACTCACTGGGCCTAGACAGTTGTaactgttgttttgggtttttttgtaggtTTACAAAATTCAGCCTTGGACTCTGTTTGTAACTTCTGTTGTCTAACTTTGTATATCATCTAGCAAACAGGAACTCTTCAGCACAAGCAGCGTGCTTTCTACTGACAAAGATAAATCTGCTGCTTCCAAAGACAGCACACCTGGAGGGGCATCAAAGAGACAGGAGGATGGAGCAGAAAcaccaaagcagcagctgttaGACATTATTAGTAATATGAAAGTGGAAGTGAGCTACAGGAAGAAACTCCAACAATTAAAAGCCAGTGAGAGCAAAAAGCAAGCCCTGAACAAGCTGGAAGGCCCGGACAGTGATGGTTCTGTGCCTCAGGGAGCTACAGAAGACACCCAACGGTACAGTGTGACACACTTTTCTTAGCCTGCTTTATCCTTattaccatttttttttaaattatttaggaCAAAATAAACGATCAAATGCCATTTCCAGGAGTGGAAAAGGATCTTGTGAGGGAGCGTGGTGCACAGTTTAGACTGGAGTAAATCAGAGGGGAGAATCTGGGCAAAAGGTGCTGTATGCTGTTTACCATATGCTGCCTTTTTCTACAGTGAGACTGGAAAGGTAGCATTAGCTGTGGAAAGTTATTTTAATGGGACGGGAAATACTGTTCAGATAAAATACAatgaaatggaggaaaaaggaaaaaaaaaattaagaattaaGTCAAGTCTTTGGAGCTGCTCCTGTCCACAGTGTGTTACATCATGTTTATCACCCCGCAGGTCTGTGCTGCCAGTAGTCTTCAAGCTGTGTGTCTGAGGGGCTGTGCAATAGCACAGAGCTGCCATTTCCCCAGGCTAGGGAACAAGAGCTTGTCTGAGTCATTCAGTGTTTGATGTTTAGGGCAATTTGGGGCAAAcctgcctgtcctgctgcccacccCCATTTGGGAAAATATCTGAATAGCTTTTGAGTTATTAAGATATAAAATGGCAGTACAGAAATGacaatttaaatatattaaaggcttttattattatttttttgtctctgtgtCTGTTGTGTCTCTTACAGAGGCAAGCCTTTAAATCCAGAGCTGGTGAAGGCTGCTTCTGCAGTTGCATCTTCCCTTCCACGCAACAAGAAACAGACAGAATCAGAACTCCTTGCACAACTAAGAAGACATGAAGAAACCACAGATAAACAGAAGAAGGGGGGAACTGTTAACATACGGTCTGTGTATTGATTGTTTTTCTCAATTATGTTTGAAATTCTGATTTTGCAATGTCATCCTGAAGGTGACTTGCCTTCTGTGTTTGAAAGATGGCCCTAAAAGATACCTTTGGACAGTTTATCCTTTGGATTAATGAGTATTAGTAACATTATTGATCTGGCTATACCAAACTCTAAATTTTGCCATTATCTTTCTAAAATAGTTTTGCAGAAACAGAATTGCTTCCTTGGGCATGATCATTGCTTTCTTGGACAGGCTAGCAAAATAACAGCTCTTTTTATgagtttggttggggtttttttgccacaAGCTTCCAAAATTCTCACACAATGGATGGATTTGTAGACGTTTCAGACGTTCTGTCTGGACTGGTGAATTTTCatgacagctctgcagagctgaacTAGAGCAGCTCTGTTTATAGCCCCACCCTTCCTTTCAAAACTTTCCAGTCAACGCATGAAACTCATCTCTTGGCTTAACTGTGTTTCCAGTGTGGCTTTCAAACAGATGAGAAACATTTGTTTGGAAACTCAAACAGTTGTGCAGCTCTTTTGGATGATGGCTAAAGACAGATTTttcattctattttttttttcagctagcATTCAAATAGCTACTCAGAAAATGAGGCATTAAATCCAGGTGAAATGCTGAACCAAACAGAAAATTGGATTGTTACCAAACTAGGAATGTGAAACCTTTCTTTATGTCTGTTTACAGTGCGAACTGCAAGCTGCATATCTTAGTTTTATTCTTTGAAAGTGAATTTGTCCCAACCAAGGATTTGAGCTTGATCCATCTATTATTATTTGTAGGTTATGTGTACTATTACTTGTAGGGATCAGTAAAGGATCTGCTGGAATGATtatcaatgtactgcaagcagAGCTAATGATGTTTGTGGGTGATGTCTGCCTGAGTGGAAATTAAGGAAGAAAGAGACAGATGCTTGCTGACAGGTTGAGTTAGATGATTGCAGTGTCTCTACTGGGGTTAACAATGCTCACTGAATAACTTCATTAAGCAAAATATCTGTTCTCCAGATAAAAGGACTGTTTATATAGAGCGTATGTTCATTAAACTGTTAATTACCAGGGAGCTTATTCCCTCTCTGTCACTGGGCTCTTTAGAAGGGCAGAGTACACAAATGTCTTAATAGTGGCATGGGCTGTGGGTGGCCAACTTAAATGTAATTCAAATGTACTTGAGTACCTGAGATGTTGGAGGACCATGGAGATACTGACTGAGCTAATCTGTGTAGTGACTAACCTGGAATGTGCCTGTCTCCCTTCCTTGGGGTGCACATGCTCCTGTCTAGGTGTGGTTTGTCTGCCTGTTGGCATCACAGGCTCACTCTCTCGTCACCTGTGGCACTTTCCCTGAAGCACTgacccagctctggctgcagtgGAAGAAAGACGGTGACTAAGGAAGTTGTAGTCAAAgcaaaaagggttttttttctcttgaaagaGAGTTTAAATTCTTCAGAAATTTAAAAGCTATATAgtgcttctgtatttttgtttgaTGGGTAAAGATATGATGTTACAATGTTTTATGACATGCTtggggatgaagcactatagttaaaaaaatgcattttccttaGCCAGAACCAGCCTTTTTGGAATGTCATGGCTGGCTTGCTGTGCTCTACGTTGGCAAGTTCTATTCCCCGAGGCAGCTTTGTGACCTAGCTTGGTTCCCCTAGCAAATACACTCCTCCTCCTGCCGCCATTTGCTGAAAAGTTTTAGTTTTCTTCCTTAAGAGTTAGGTACCAGAAACTCTTATCAATGGGTGAGTTTTCAAGAAAGACCAGCAATTTGTGCTGATTTTCATGACAAAAAACTTGGTTATAGTAACATTTTAGAGTCAGTACTGACTTTTAGTTCTTTGAGATAAATACAGTACTTTCAGGTTTCTGACTagtgtttaaaaatgttttttacaaAGCCCAGTAGCCCTCAGACTTGATTTTGCATGATTTATGCTCCATGATACCTCAATCCACAAAATgcatgaaaatgtttttaatatattaGAAAGCATTCACTTTTGTTCATACATGATTATTTTATGTTGAGTTTTATTTGACAGTAGAAGAATACCTGCAGTTtaactttccatttttttctagaAAGGTTTTGCATTCAATATACTGTCACGTTTTAAAAGCCAATATATATTCCTCAGTTATttacaatatttaaaaattagatACTTTCACAAGCAGTAGAGCCACATATGCTGAACTGCAAAAAGCTGAATACTGCTGTTGTGATTTGTAATATGTAATGAGTTGTATGTTGTCCAGATCTTTTGTACAAATTATTTTTACCAGGCTTGTGGCAAGACCTCCAGAGGTCACTGTTGTATGCAGTCATCTCATTGCTGTAGCAAGCACGAGGACAGGGCATTCCTGTCTAGGAGGGGAAAATATTAACGATacaggaatttatttttctcagtgtGGGCTGAAGTTTCACTCAATGGAAATCACAACAGTGCTGCACCAAAATAAAATCTGCAGCCCTACAATTTGAGCTCCTGTTTTGGGTGAACAAGAAAAGTAATTCAGAGCTTTGGCTAGAATATATCCAAAGCTCTTTGGGTCTCCGTTTTAAATATTATAATTATTGGCTGATGATCATAAAAGAGAGAGAGTCTGTGGTTATTACAAAAGTCCTACCACTTCTCATCTCTGGAAGGCAGGTGTATTTAGGAACTTCGGTTTTTAACATCATGTTGGAACATGAGGTAATATCTAATAGCTAATCACTATGGGTACACTGGGGTTGCAGTGTCACTTCTTAAACTgatgttttttatttcaaaaggcattaaaaaaatctttgtagTTGTACTTTTGTTAGTACAGGTGCGCTTTTAATGAGTGATGAATGTTGCTGCCAGAAACATTCATACACCTACCAATGGTAGGGGTGACATTAGGATTTCCTGGTGAGGAACATGATGCCATTGCCATGGTGTTCTGATAGCTTGGTAGTGTAGTCTTTCCACATCTACAGTGCAAAACTGCAAGTAAGTCAGGGAAgagagcttctctgagcaatCCTGACTGCCCTGAAGCACAGGAACACACCAGCCTTTTAGGTCACAGCTGAGTCAAGCTGTTGGGCTGGGCTGTGTGTGGCTGACCTTAGGAATTATGTCCCTTTGACCCTCATAAGTGTGTCAAGCCTCTGGCCCAACACCAGCTTACTAATGTCAGTAGCCACTTCATAGAGTAATTTCTAATGTGAGATATGCAACTAATCTGAgattgctttttatttaaaattaaaatgaaactaTTTAAAACTTGTTTCCAGATGCCTTTATTTCAGAGTAGGTACAAGAAGAGCCATGCTATTCTTGTTCTGCCATTTGAAACCACATCCTAGACTGAAGAGAAATCATGCTGTGTTTCTGTGGCAATTAGCTTTTACAATTTTCCAGAAGTATTTCTTTCTTGTCAGTAAAATCTCTTTTGACTTAAGCTGCCAAAAGCATAGTTTGAATTTCATTCACATTTTCATAAAATGGATAACACAGCATTTTTGACTTggcctatttttattttttgagacCATGTTTATGTCTTAAAACTTGAGTCCTGCAGTTTGGGGTGACTGTGTGTGACTGGAAGTGGCTGGGTGGAGAgaaggctgtgaggaagagtTACCAGCTTGGCCTTTCCCAGCCAGCAGAGTTACCAGTGAAGGGAGCTCACAGGCAggggcagaaaggggctgtggtTTGCCCTTGGCGATCAAAACGAGCTGCGTATGGTGCTGGAAGAGGTCAGAGCATTTGCTCTTCACGTATGATTTTCACTCCAGAATTACGAAGGAAGATGTGGTCTGTTAATGCTGTAATATGATTATGCAATGCAACAGATTGCAGTGGATCAGGAAAGGTGACCTACTTATTAGGGTGGCATGATTGGCCCATGTCAGCTGATGTGTGAAGGCAAGATTCCTTTTggtctgcagcagcacagctctgtcctTGGGCAGTGTTGGTTCCTGTCCAAAAATTTGGTGATTTTTGCCTCCCTATTTCAGCCTGTTTCTTGTATCCAGAGAATTTCCCCATTTGCTTAAACACAACATACCTAGTACACTCAGTGAATATTGGTGTACagatttatgattttttttttttagttagaaactaaataatttaaaagaaggCATTCATTGTAGATTAAATAGGCTAAAGCAGCACTTTTCATAtataaaattaaacaaacaGTTTAAAACATCAGACTTGAATGTTTGATGGATTAAAGATGGATGTATTTTGTGAGGAATATATAATTCTGTCTCATAGAAGCTTATGAAACCAATTGAGAATAGAGTTTCTGGTTAATACATATGACAAACTTCCTTGCTTTTTCAATTTGTTGAGTCTTTACATTTCATGTTTTTAATTTCAGCAACGTTATTTCAGAAATGACAGTTAAAAGGCAGACCCCAGCTCAGAGGAGTGCGAGGATATCCGGTCGCATTTCCTTGCAGTTGGATGAGGATGGTCGAAGAATAAGGCCTGAAAGATCATCAGCTCAGTCTGTTGACTCCAGAAGGTATTTTTGCTGTGTTCACTTCCAATAGAAGGCATGCAGTTTCTAGAGGATAATATTTTAGGTTTAGTTGTACATATTCATGTTGCAATACTTCAGAGTTTAAAGAAATTGCTTAAGTATTTTTCAAGAAAAGCACTGTTAGCATTGAAATAAATTGTGAGAACAAGGTATTTAATGGTGACCAGCTAATTAAATACggtgcatttttttaatattgcacCTTAATAAAAGTACTCGGTGCTGAAATGTAATTGTGCTTAACTAGTTTAAATTATTCTCGCCTATGCATAATACAATTTTATGTCACTTTCTTAACTTCTTGGGAAATGGAGGCTTTGAAAGCTTGCTTTCCTCATGTGGAAAACTTTATCAAGTTCCACGTTTAGAAAAGTTTCATCCATTCTGTTGGGATTTTAAAGAGATATTAAAgttggtttatttatttatttatttatttatttattaccaCCTCATTCtgtaattgatttttttatcaTCTGTGTTATTATAATTGTCTATGAAATTAACTTTATAATTTACATGTGATTTCAGGGTATTCCTTTATTTTGCTGCTGCATTATGTGGCCACTGTTTTTAGTGAATTGAGGAGTGCTCTTACATTTTTGGTTTACTCCTGTAAGCTGTGCTTGCAGTCTTTCCATTTTCCCATGGCAGCTCATCACTGCATTCCTTCTCAATGTATTGTTTCTCTACAAGTTTTTAGTAAGATTAACTTCTCTTGTCATTAATTTACTTTCCAAATGAATCTCTTTTGTGGGGTTAGGGCCTGTAAATTGAGGGAAGCATTTGTGTTTAGGTAGATCATGGTGAAGACAGAAACTGGgtaacaaaggaaaagaaaagcctgaGTTTATGGGTGAGCAGGTGTTCAGTATTCTGTGTGTGGTGGAACTGTACTTGGTATATAACTTCAGAAACAGCACCttaaaatagttttttaaaTCCCTGTAATGAGTAAACTGTCTCCAGTTTCAGGCCTGAGTTCCCTGCTGCACACCTGAAAATTGAATGGATTTACTTATTAACTGATTAGGAAAAGAATGGGTTAGGAAGAATACCTAAGTTTAAGTCAAGTTAGTACATTGCAATGAAATGAGTGATGTTGCTTTATAGTAACTTAAACttgtcattttaaaataaatgttcttcCAAGACATGCATGTATCTTTGGCCAATGTCATTGGGAGTTACACACAGATAGGAAAACATAATCCTAAATCAACATTCTTTTAAGGCTCTGTAACTAGATTGCTCTGTACTGAAATAGATCCAGGGTAGTTTCATCACTAAAAGGTGATATGACAAGAGCAGGTTTGCAGAAGTAGTTGAGACCATTAGAAATCTCCAGTAAATTCAGAAGGGTAGATTTTTAAGGTCAGAAAGGGTAAATCTTGCCAGGGTGACAGTGGATATGTAATAACAAAATGTAGGAACTGTTATAATTTCAGTGGAAACCTGGAAGATGGTATGATTAAAAGCATAATTGATTCTAAAGGCattggtttttgttttaatttataaaaatttGATTACTTGTTGAActattgtatttttaattaatctttttttttagaataaGCTTATGGTAATGATAAATTGATTGAAAATAGATGGTCAGAGTGAAATATGTTTATATTCAGAAGAGAGAGCATCAGGGTGATGCTATTGAAAGTATACCATAGGGATATGCTCTGACTCTTTGCTGTAGGGCAAAGAAGGTGGCTGTGTAATCTTCCAAAAGGGCTATTTATGTCATAAAGCAGGAATTACTTGATTTAGCTGTTGCCTTTTCCGTCCCTGAAttgtgcaatattttttttcagggaaagaaCCCAAGTCTTCCGATAGTTGCAACTTTGTAAAATCACTTAAGTACTGTGGCTTGATACTGTTTACCTTTGTTCAGATTCCCAAATATTCCAGTTAAAATTGACTGCAAATACAGTGCTTGATTTATGCTTGTTCTTTCACACGGAAATGTTTTGAGAAGCTCTGTTACAGATGAATAATAAAGTCATAAACACTTTCTCTGATTAAAAGCCTGAAGATTTAGTGAGagtcactatttttttttttgtgtgtgtgtgtctccagAGATCTGTTagttcatgaaaatattttgtgcttTTTAATTTGCTATCTGGCAGTGTTGTGAGGTGTTGTGAAATACTAAATAtcggttttcttttttgtttatagAAGTCTCAAAGTAGGAAAGAGGCTTAATATATTCACCAAGGCTTCTACAGAACCGGAGGATGCACTGAAAATAGGTTAGTGGAAATTCAGTAATGAAGAATGCAATGAGGCTAAGTTCTGCATTTTCAGAATATCAAGAGATTTTTGTGAGGAGACATGACCTGTTCACTTTCTGCTTTCAGACTGATAAAAGAAATTACTACTTTGATGTAGCTGTGATTTTTACCAGGTGAAACTTCCATGCAGTGTGATGGAAGGTTTTCTGTGCTGATCAGGGCACTCTGTACGTGAACTTAAAGGGTATAACTGGCTTTTTGTCACAAAGGTCAGTGTTATTTCTGTGTGTGTAAAGCCAGCCTGGAGGATGGGTATGTTGGCTCCAGCTTATTTGGTCAAGTTGCAAGGAAATGCGAGGCTGTGATCCCAAGGAAACAAACATGCCCTGCAGGCGGCTACACATAAGCAGGGTAGTAGAAATCCAGGACTACACATTGGATTGCTGTCGGGCCTTTTGTTTAGTGTTCCAGATGGAGCTGGGAAGATCCCATCTGTGACTGACAAATGACTCCTTGCTTCACCTGTTGTAAAGTCCTTAATGTATGTTTAGAATTGTAgaaagtttgggttggaaaggacctttaaaggtcacc
Encoded here:
- the MRPS31 gene encoding small ribosomal subunit protein mS31 gives rise to the protein MWGRVRGCGGLAARLLGAAAVRPHGGPHGGPHGGPHGGPHSKQELFSTSSVLSTDKDKSAASKDSTPGGASKRQEDGAETPKQQLLDIISNMKVEVSYRKKLQQLKASESKKQALNKLEGPDSDGSVPQGATEDTQRGKPLNPELVKAASAVASSLPRNKKQTESELLAQLRRHEETTDKQKKGGTVNIRNVISEMTVKRQTPAQRSARISGRISLQLDEDGRRIRPERSSAQSVDSRRSLKVGKRLNIFTKASTEPEDALKIGSSPTIWDLEFAKEVAAVTAQPPRNGFEEMIQWTKEGILWEFPIDNEVGMEDDAEFHEHIFLEKHLEGFPKEGPIRHFMELVICGLSKNPYLSVKQKVEHIEWFQKYFEEKKELLQEI